The region TTAAATGAAGACTTGGTTCCATAGCATTTACCAAAGTCGATTTTCCAACTCCGGAATGTCCTGAAAACATACTGACTTTACCAATCATCATTTCTTTCAGCTTGTCAACACCTTTATTTTCTGTTGATGAAATTCGAAGACATTTATAACCTATTTCAGAATAAATATGCTGTAAATAAAGTTGATCGTCTAAAGTCTGATCGTTTAGCGTATCAATTTTATTAAAAATAAGAATGGCTTCTATCCCGTATGCTTCAGCAGTAACCAAAAAACGGTCGATAAAACTTGTAGTTGTCGGCGGATTATCAATCGTAACCAATAAAAAAACCTGATCAATATTGGAAGCAATAATATGAATCTGCTTAGACAAGTTTACCGATTTACGAACGATATAGTTTTTTCGTTCATGAATATTATGAATTGTCCCCGTTATAGCATCCGAAGTTTCATCTAATTCATAATCGACAATATCGCCTACAGCAATAGGATTGGTACTTTTGATACCTTTTATTCTGAATTTCCCTTTCATACGGCATTCCACAAAATCTCCATTTTCAGATTTTACGGTGTACCAGCTTCCTGTAGATTTATAAACGGTTCCTGTCATTCTTTAATTTTAGATTGCTGATTTTAGATTAAACCTAAATTCTTTGCAAAGATAAATGAATAATTTAAACCATATAAGTTATATAAGTGAATATAAATACCCACTTCTTAAAACAAAAAAAATCCCCATCACTTTTTTCAAAGCAATAGGGATTTTTAAAAAACAATCTAATTTTAAATGCGTGATATAACTAAACTCAACAACAAAGCTTTTAAAAAACTTAAATTATCTTATATCACTTATATGGTTTCGAAAAAATTATGCGTTGAAAATTTTCTCTTGGTGTCCAATACTTTCTTGGTGAATTGCTTTGAACATTCTTAAAACGAATTCTTCAGTAAGACCTTTTTTCTCGCCTTCTAAAATCATTTTTCCTAAGATTTCGTTCCAACGGTTGTTTTGAAGAATCGCAACGTTAGCGTCTTTTTTCACTTGACCAATTTCGTCAGCCACTTTCATACGTTTTCCTAATAACTCTAATAAGTTAGCATCCAATACATCGATGTTTGCTCTTAGTTTAGTCATTTTTTGGCTGTACTCATCTGTAGTATCATCCGTTTTTCTGATGGTCAAATCTT is a window of Flavobacterium crocinum DNA encoding:
- the rsgA gene encoding ribosome small subunit-dependent GTPase A; translated protein: MTGTVYKSTGSWYTVKSENGDFVECRMKGKFRIKGIKSTNPIAVGDIVDYELDETSDAITGTIHNIHERKNYIVRKSVNLSKQIHIIASNIDQVFLLVTIDNPPTTTSFIDRFLVTAEAYGIEAILIFNKIDTLNDQTLDDQLYLQHIYSEIGYKCLRISSTENKGVDKLKEMMIGKVSMFSGHSGVGKSTLVNAMEPSLHLKTTVISEQSKQGQHTTTFAEMYDLSFDARIIDTPGIKGFGIVDMEPSEISGYFPEFFRLKDQCKFNNCLHKEEPHCAIKAALEKDEIAWSRYNSYLKILEGDEEHYRTDTYGEDRAASDETRK